A region from the Simiduia sp. 21SJ11W-1 genome encodes:
- a CDS encoding TusE/DsrC/DsvC family sulfur relay protein: MYPLDNDGFLANLEDWSEDAALWLAAQEGITLTDAHWEVLYALRAFYAQYDLAPAMRPLVKHIGNSLGAEKGRSIYLMQLFPGSPAKLAAKIAGLPRPTNCL, from the coding sequence ATGTACCCATTAGACAACGACGGCTTTCTAGCGAATCTGGAAGACTGGAGCGAAGACGCCGCCCTTTGGCTGGCGGCACAAGAAGGCATCACCCTGACAGATGCTCACTGGGAAGTACTGTACGCCCTGCGTGCATTCTATGCCCAGTACGATTTGGCACCCGCCATGCGCCCGCTGGTGAAGCACATAGGTAACTCGCTGGGGGCAGAGAAAGGCCGCAGCATATACCTCATGCAGTTATTTCCGGGTAGCCCGGCAAAACTGGCGGCAAAAATCGCGGGCCTGCCAAGGCCCACCAACTGCCTTTAA
- a CDS encoding tol-pal system YbgF family protein yields the protein MSDTPPDTAELSTALLARIKSLCAKGYQHYDNAEFDQALRTFYQAWVQLPKPQTQYQAAGWVLTALGDCYFKLGKWSQALEALNSAQFCPEGRNNLFALMRKGQVQLEQGELASARITLFNVYSQGGQDMLAKEPARYLAAINDLTQPA from the coding sequence ATGTCAGATACTCCGCCGGATACCGCCGAACTTTCCACCGCACTGCTTGCACGCATCAAATCGCTGTGTGCCAAGGGTTACCAACATTACGACAACGCAGAGTTCGATCAGGCGCTGCGCACATTCTACCAAGCTTGGGTACAGCTACCCAAGCCGCAAACCCAATATCAAGCGGCCGGCTGGGTACTTACCGCGCTGGGCGATTGCTACTTTAAATTGGGCAAGTGGTCGCAGGCCCTTGAAGCGCTGAATTCCGCACAGTTTTGCCCGGAGGGCCGCAATAATTTATTTGCCCTCATGCGCAAAGGTCAGGTGCAGCTTGAGCAAGGTGAATTGGCGAGCGCACGCATAACCCTGTTTAACGTTTACAGCCAAGGCGGGCAAGACATGCTGGCCAAAGAGCCCGCCCGCTACCTTGCAGCCATCAACGACCTCACCCAGCCTGCCTAA
- a CDS encoding DsrE family protein, producing the protein MQPLPKLKHLLFIFTHAGTADFRAKEGVDALLAAAAFEQDISVVFMADGVWALHSHNNPGTLGLPAINKQLPALELYGIDKLYALGADMTQRGIACELENLHLIDSQQLTALISEASQVLRF; encoded by the coding sequence ATGCAGCCACTCCCTAAGCTTAAGCATTTGCTGTTTATCTTTACCCACGCAGGCACCGCAGACTTTCGCGCGAAAGAAGGGGTAGATGCCCTGCTCGCAGCTGCAGCATTTGAACAAGACATCAGCGTGGTTTTTATGGCTGATGGCGTTTGGGCGCTACATTCCCACAACAACCCCGGCACTTTGGGTTTGCCTGCCATCAATAAACAACTGCCAGCACTCGAACTCTATGGCATAGACAAACTCTACGCACTGGGTGCCGACATGACACAAAGGGGAATTGCATGCGAGCTGGAAAATCTTCACTTGATTGATAGCCAACAGCTCACCGCACTGATTAGCGAAGCAAGCCAGGTGCTGAGATTTTAA
- the tusB gene encoding sulfurtransferase complex subunit TusB: protein MNALHLLNRTHAHPAFNQCLSAAPGNTILLMEDAVYELQDANSPLWRLTGTRLLALEPDILARGVTPANAIESLSYDDFVLLTTQHCPIVSWY, encoded by the coding sequence ATGAATGCATTGCACCTGCTTAATCGCACCCACGCACACCCGGCTTTCAACCAGTGCCTGTCTGCAGCCCCTGGCAATACAATATTGCTGATGGAAGACGCGGTTTACGAGCTGCAAGATGCCAACAGCCCCCTTTGGCGGCTCACCGGCACCCGCCTGCTGGCGCTTGAGCCAGACATCCTGGCCCGCGGTGTAACGCCTGCAAACGCCATAGAAAGCCTAAGCTATGACGACTTTGTTCTGCTTACCACTCAACACTGCCCCATCGTTAGCTGGTATTGA
- a CDS encoding secondary thiamine-phosphate synthase enzyme YjbQ, with protein sequence MIIQLTVATPRQGLHSITDQVRSAIAGHCPESGLCSLFVRHTSASLLVQENYDITAQQDLEAWLNRLVPEDDPLYTHTLEGADDMPAHIKSMLTAVNLSVPIIAGELALGTWQGIYLWEHRHGAHQREIVIHLGE encoded by the coding sequence GTGATTATTCAATTAACGGTGGCGACACCCAGGCAGGGGTTGCACAGCATCACCGATCAGGTGCGCAGCGCCATTGCCGGCCACTGCCCGGAATCCGGGTTGTGTAGCTTGTTTGTGCGCCACACATCGGCAAGTTTGCTGGTGCAGGAAAATTACGATATCACCGCACAGCAGGATCTGGAGGCCTGGTTAAATCGGCTGGTGCCTGAGGATGACCCTTTGTATACCCATACGCTGGAGGGTGCAGATGACATGCCCGCACACATTAAATCAATGCTGACGGCCGTAAACCTTTCAGTGCCCATCATTGCGGGCGAGCTGGCCTTGGGCACCTGGCAGGGTATCTATCTGTGGGAGCACCGCCACGGGGCCCACCAGCGGGAAATAGTGATTCACTTGGGCGAGTAG
- the tusD gene encoding sulfurtransferase complex subunit TusD has translation MKYALLIVAEPASAGERGALNFAQALIKAGHTLERVFFYGAAVATASSLQQPPQGETPLQNHWQALAQKHQTELIVCIAAALRRGIIDAREAQRYNLPAHNLAEHFLLSGLGQLVEASVSADRLITFG, from the coding sequence ATGAAATACGCCTTATTGATTGTTGCTGAACCTGCGAGTGCAGGTGAGCGCGGTGCACTCAATTTCGCACAGGCACTCATTAAGGCCGGCCATACCCTTGAACGGGTATTTTTTTATGGCGCCGCAGTTGCAACTGCAAGCAGCTTGCAGCAACCCCCTCAAGGTGAAACACCGCTACAAAACCACTGGCAAGCGCTGGCACAAAAACACCAAACGGAATTGATTGTGTGCATAGCAGCAGCCTTAAGGCGCGGCATAATTGATGCCCGTGAAGCGCAACGCTACAACCTCCCAGCGCACAACCTTGCAGAACATTTTTTATTGTCGGGCTTAGGCCAACTCGTTGAAGCAAGCGTTAGCGCTGATCGGCTGATAACTTTCGGATAA
- the rmuC gene encoding DNA recombination protein RmuC, translating to MLIETTLLLWAAGGFLVCLCLLLPVLFWRLKQQVLELQSAHALEVGRLESAHQLKEHDLTTQVRRLEQQVRELNDEKGTQARTLVELREQLSESREARARAQQQVAEYDQLKADALAARNTLSDLKAENSKLKTELEQQQLRMGEQLSLLQEAKQSLTKEFENTANKIFDDKQQRFTLQSKEVLETSLNPLRQQLGDFRKRVDDVYSQEMADRNKLAGQITELAKQTQKISQDAINLTNALKGDSKAQGNWGEVVLERLLEESGLQKGREYETQVSLRSDAGNRRNPDVIVRLPENKDIIIDAKVSLLDYERYCSAETEAERAQHLRAHIQSMRAHISGLSFKDYENLEGIRTLDFVFIFVPIEAAFMLALQEEPALFRDAYDKHIILVSPTTLLATLRTVENIWRYEKQNRNAEKIAAQAGGLYDQFVLMLEAFDDVGKAIGRTQDAYDKARNRLKSGRGNLIKRVEDIRKLGAKTKKQLRGDLVNAALDEAEAVPALEASDPAAEAEDA from the coding sequence TTGTTAATTGAAACCACGTTATTGCTTTGGGCGGCCGGCGGCTTTTTGGTTTGCCTGTGTCTATTGCTGCCTGTGTTATTTTGGCGCCTGAAACAGCAGGTGCTGGAACTTCAAAGCGCGCACGCGCTGGAGGTTGGCAGGCTCGAAAGTGCGCATCAGCTGAAAGAGCACGACCTCACCACACAAGTGCGCCGCCTGGAGCAGCAGGTGCGCGAGCTTAATGATGAAAAAGGCACCCAGGCCCGGACATTGGTCGAGCTGCGTGAGCAGTTGTCTGAGTCGCGTGAGGCCAGAGCGCGGGCGCAGCAGCAGGTGGCAGAATACGACCAGCTAAAAGCCGATGCATTGGCCGCGCGCAATACGCTCAGTGATTTGAAGGCCGAAAACAGCAAGCTTAAAACCGAGCTTGAGCAGCAGCAGTTGCGCATGGGTGAGCAGTTAAGCCTGTTGCAGGAGGCCAAGCAATCACTCACCAAAGAGTTTGAAAATACCGCCAATAAAATTTTTGACGACAAACAGCAGCGTTTTACCTTGCAGAGCAAGGAAGTGCTGGAAACTTCGCTCAACCCCTTGCGCCAACAACTGGGTGATTTTCGCAAGCGGGTAGACGATGTGTATAGCCAGGAAATGGCAGACAGAAACAAGCTGGCAGGCCAGATTACAGAACTTGCCAAGCAAACCCAAAAAATCAGCCAGGATGCCATTAATCTCACCAATGCATTGAAAGGAGACAGCAAGGCCCAGGGTAATTGGGGTGAGGTTGTGCTTGAGCGCTTGCTTGAAGAGTCTGGCCTGCAGAAGGGGCGTGAATACGAAACCCAGGTCAGCTTGCGCTCCGATGCCGGCAACCGCCGCAACCCGGATGTTATTGTGCGGCTGCCGGAAAACAAAGACATCATCATTGATGCGAAAGTAAGCCTGTTGGATTACGAGCGCTATTGCAGCGCTGAAACCGAGGCTGAACGGGCGCAGCATCTGCGCGCACATATCCAGTCTATGCGTGCCCACATTAGCGGCCTGAGCTTTAAGGATTACGAAAACCTTGAAGGTATTCGCACACTAGATTTTGTGTTTATTTTCGTGCCCATTGAGGCCGCGTTCATGCTTGCGCTGCAGGAGGAGCCTGCACTTTTTCGTGATGCCTACGATAAACACATTATTCTGGTAAGCCCCACCACCTTGCTGGCAACTCTGCGAACCGTAGAGAACATCTGGCGCTATGAAAAGCAAAACCGCAATGCCGAGAAGATTGCAGCCCAGGCAGGCGGCTTGTATGACCAGTTTGTGTTGATGCTGGAAGCCTTTGATGATGTGGGTAAAGCCATTGGCCGCACGCAAGATGCCTATGATAAAGCGCGTAATCGCTTGAAATCCGGGCGCGGCAATTTAATTAAGCGGGTAGAGGATATCCGCAAGTTGGGTGCGAAAACCAAAAAGCAGTTGCGTGGCGATCTGGTTAATGCCGCACTGGATGAGGCGGAAGCCGTGCCCGCCCTAGAGGCGAGTGATCCGGCAGCGGAAGCTGAAGACGCCTAA
- a CDS encoding DUF2489 domain-containing protein encodes MIYLVVLAVAIVLGLAGYAAYLALQVRRQNQDQQARLAELEGVMEDEKTKRINSIRILAQGVLKDELSYTEAAIRITALLDILGEGKAARETHVALYKLADETLHIPRLADWRALDKKTKRRYDKERAASEAKYREFIQDSAKQLVSFSLSDAAK; translated from the coding sequence ATGATCTATCTCGTTGTGTTGGCAGTGGCCATTGTCTTGGGTTTGGCTGGCTATGCGGCCTATTTGGCTTTGCAGGTGCGCCGCCAAAATCAAGACCAGCAAGCCCGCCTGGCGGAGCTGGAAGGGGTAATGGAAGATGAAAAAACCAAACGCATTAACAGTATTCGCATACTTGCGCAGGGCGTTTTGAAAGACGAGTTGTCTTATACAGAGGCGGCCATCCGCATTACAGCCTTGCTGGATATTCTAGGTGAGGGCAAGGCCGCGCGTGAAACCCACGTGGCCCTTTATAAGCTCGCTGATGAGACGCTGCATATTCCAAGGCTGGCAGACTGGCGCGCGCTTGATAAGAAAACCAAGCGCCGTTACGACAAAGAGCGCGCGGCCAGCGAAGCCAAGTATCGTGAATTCATACAAGACTCCGCCAAGCAGTTGGTAAGCTTTAGTTTGAGCGACGCCGCAAAATAG
- a CDS encoding NUDIX domain-containing protein: MADEGLIQSACVVMACNQSSGVTVLLAKRTSEVRMAPGHWVFPGGALEAQDRQRASPGLSGPAPEDYMRAALRELAEEVGVGGYSERQLVHMGEWITPTLLPRRYRTRFYLLATGEQPEPQCDGVEILQAMWISPSEALAAHAKGELDMMFPTVALLDWIAEYPSVEALSNALQANPLAPVLPELKQENGRRYLGLPTGSGYRLQRWYVD; encoded by the coding sequence ATGGCAGATGAAGGTCTCATACAATCGGCGTGCGTTGTTATGGCATGCAACCAGAGTAGCGGTGTAACGGTATTGCTGGCCAAGCGCACCTCTGAGGTTCGCATGGCGCCGGGCCATTGGGTGTTTCCCGGTGGGGCACTTGAAGCCCAGGATAGGCAGCGGGCAAGCCCGGGCCTGAGCGGCCCTGCGCCTGAAGACTACATGCGCGCAGCCCTAAGGGAGCTTGCAGAGGAGGTGGGTGTCGGAGGTTATAGCGAGCGCCAATTGGTGCATATGGGCGAGTGGATAACCCCAACCTTGTTGCCCCGGCGCTATCGCACGCGCTTTTATTTGCTGGCAACCGGGGAGCAGCCTGAGCCCCAATGTGATGGCGTGGAGATTCTCCAGGCAATGTGGATTTCACCTTCTGAGGCGCTGGCCGCACACGCAAAGGGCGAGTTGGACATGATGTTCCCCACCGTTGCGTTATTGGACTGGATTGCCGAGTACCCAAGCGTTGAGGCCTTAAGCAATGCGTTGCAGGCGAACCCCTTGGCACCGGTGTTACCCGAACTTAAGCAAGAAAACGGCCGCCGCTATTTAGGTTTGCCCACAGGTTCGGGTTACCGGTTACAGCGCTGGTATGTGGATTAG
- a CDS encoding PD-(D/E)XK nuclease family protein, which yields MINLQPLAEPLAQGALILTPNNRLKNKVLLAWASQQTGVVSAPRIQSLSGWINERWIRLQRSGEPAALCTLAGPQIRRQLWAKAIQSTPDAAPLIHPRLLIDQLDQAYSYLKLWQVSKAQWAGFGQTAEQARLSHWISHAETEAARLNLCFEEQQLGLLLANLTKNSSEQAPGEAVYLLNFDTITPLHQALLDCAFGEHHGLESNQTQAAQSLRTVCKDPKQELQACALWAKAQLTAKPDQRIAIIDPNLGKNRARLERALARVFEPHHHRPGTQRYTMPFNFSAGTPLAQCPLVHQLLACLRWPKTPAQASSWLNSPFIGFDGDTGLRHWLTSYLLETATPEITLQLLARGLERFAAGRPDNSQTPIRPWAGLLQSLQDLPIKATGSQWANHFTSLIHSLNWPGPRVLDSEEHQQANQLLDCLLQLREADLLESPLTSSEAAHWLSEVASRQPFQPQTPESPLQILGTLESAGLSFDQIWVIGMDDTQWPPPAAPNPLLPAALQRELAMPHASAERELAFCQSLTRNFLCAAHTVIFSHPARDGDRELHTSPLIAHLEPMPAPAIAEPEQPQGPLEWISTAQAPAVSAAELPRLRGGSGMLSRQARCPLAAFFALRLGARRKEPATPGLNALERGQLLHQTLFYFWRAGPDLTTQSPEARAQALQAALDAAFAELPEYLGKRFIALERERLEYLLAPWFEYERLRPAFSIAGLEQALEFSIGGLPLKLQLDRLDQIGDQQLLIDYKSGVTHINKWLGPRPEEPQLPLYAVALTQAGENVQGIAFAELRQARQLLQGIGNPALAPGLKAPNDKTIGLESWQALLAHWQQALEGLAQELLNGHTELQFSSLQSRQYLAEFATLLRTDEQQQISLMEQAQ from the coding sequence TTGATCAATCTACAACCACTGGCTGAACCGCTAGCCCAAGGCGCCTTGATCCTAACCCCTAACAATCGCCTTAAAAACAAAGTGTTGCTAGCCTGGGCGAGCCAACAAACCGGGGTGGTGAGCGCTCCGCGAATTCAAAGCCTTTCGGGCTGGATAAACGAGCGCTGGATAAGGCTTCAGCGCAGTGGGGAGCCTGCAGCACTGTGCACTCTGGCCGGCCCACAAATCCGCCGGCAACTGTGGGCGAAAGCCATCCAATCAACGCCCGATGCCGCACCACTTATTCACCCACGGCTACTTATCGATCAGCTCGATCAAGCCTATAGCTACCTGAAGCTCTGGCAAGTGAGCAAAGCGCAATGGGCAGGCTTCGGGCAAACCGCAGAACAGGCACGCCTCAGCCATTGGATTAGCCATGCCGAAACAGAGGCCGCTCGCTTAAACCTGTGTTTTGAAGAGCAGCAGCTTGGTCTACTACTGGCAAACCTTACCAAAAACAGCAGTGAGCAGGCGCCAGGTGAGGCCGTTTACCTGCTCAATTTTGACACCATCACCCCCCTGCATCAGGCGCTACTGGATTGCGCCTTTGGCGAACACCACGGCCTTGAAAGCAATCAAACGCAGGCCGCCCAAAGCCTGCGCACCGTCTGCAAAGATCCCAAACAAGAGCTGCAGGCCTGTGCGCTTTGGGCCAAGGCCCAATTAACTGCAAAGCCCGATCAGCGCATTGCCATCATCGACCCAAACCTGGGCAAAAACCGCGCACGTCTGGAGCGCGCCTTGGCACGGGTATTCGAGCCGCACCACCACCGCCCTGGCACCCAACGCTACACCATGCCCTTTAACTTCTCTGCCGGAACGCCGCTGGCCCAATGCCCGCTGGTGCACCAATTGCTGGCCTGCCTGCGCTGGCCAAAGACACCGGCCCAAGCCAGTAGTTGGCTTAACAGCCCGTTTATCGGTTTTGATGGCGACACGGGCCTGCGCCATTGGCTTACCAGCTATCTGCTGGAAACGGCCACACCCGAGATCACACTCCAACTGCTGGCGCGCGGCCTTGAACGCTTTGCAGCCGGTCGCCCAGACAACAGCCAAACACCCATACGGCCTTGGGCGGGCCTGCTCCAAAGCCTGCAGGATTTGCCCATCAAAGCCACGGGCAGCCAATGGGCCAATCACTTCACCAGCTTGATTCACAGCCTCAACTGGCCGGGGCCAAGGGTGCTTGATTCAGAGGAACACCAGCAAGCCAACCAGCTGTTGGATTGCCTGCTGCAATTGCGCGAGGCCGATTTACTGGAAAGCCCACTCACCAGTAGCGAGGCCGCCCACTGGCTGAGCGAGGTGGCCAGCCGCCAGCCGTTCCAACCGCAAACCCCTGAATCGCCCCTGCAAATTCTTGGCACCCTGGAATCGGCGGGCTTGAGCTTCGATCAAATTTGGGTGATCGGCATGGACGATACCCAATGGCCGCCACCGGCGGCGCCCAACCCCTTGCTGCCGGCGGCGCTGCAACGGGAGCTGGCAATGCCCCATGCCTCGGCCGAGCGAGAGCTGGCATTTTGCCAAAGCCTGACCCGAAACTTCCTATGTGCGGCACACACGGTGATTTTCAGCCATCCCGCGCGCGACGGCGACCGCGAGCTGCATACCAGCCCGCTGATTGCCCACCTTGAACCCATGCCGGCACCCGCAATTGCAGAGCCCGAACAACCTCAAGGCCCACTAGAGTGGATCAGTACCGCACAAGCACCGGCAGTGAGTGCGGCAGAACTGCCCCGCCTGCGCGGCGGTAGCGGCATGTTAAGCCGGCAGGCCCGCTGCCCGCTGGCGGCGTTTTTTGCGCTGCGCCTGGGGGCGCGGCGTAAAGAGCCGGCAACGCCTGGGTTAAACGCGCTGGAGCGCGGCCAATTGCTGCACCAAACACTCTTTTATTTCTGGCGTGCAGGCCCAGACCTCACGACACAAAGCCCCGAGGCCCGCGCCCAAGCACTGCAAGCAGCCCTCGATGCCGCCTTTGCAGAGCTTCCCGAGTACTTGGGCAAGCGCTTCATTGCCCTTGAGCGCGAGCGGCTGGAATACCTGCTCGCGCCCTGGTTTGAATACGAGCGCCTGCGGCCCGCATTTTCCATTGCCGGCCTCGAGCAAGCACTGGAATTCAGCATTGGCGGGCTCCCCTTAAAGCTCCAGCTCGACAGACTCGACCAAATTGGCGACCAACAATTGCTCATCGACTACAAAAGCGGCGTTACTCACATTAACAAGTGGCTGGGCCCACGGCCGGAAGAACCCCAGCTACCGCTCTACGCCGTAGCACTCACCCAAGCGGGCGAAAACGTGCAGGGCATTGCCTTCGCCGAGCTACGCCAGGCCCGCCAGCTACTGCAAGGCATTGGCAACCCGGCGCTGGCACCAGGACTTAAGGCACCCAACGATAAAACCATAGGCCTTGAAAGCTGGCAGGCCCTGCTTGCCCATTGGCAGCAAGCGCTAGAAGGCCTTGCCCAAGAGCTGTTGAACGGCCATACAGAGCTGCAGTTTTCCAGCCTGCAAAGCCGACAGTACCTGGCTGAATTTGCGACCTTGTTGCGCACCGACGAGCAACAACAAATCAGCCTGATGGAGCAAGCCCAATGA
- a CDS encoding Bax inhibitor-1/YccA family protein — protein sequence MQELYNQTSATATRSAEVSKVLRNTYMLLAITMAVSAVCAALSIAIGLGRGTALMMSLGALALVWFVLPRTANSSSGLWVVFGFVALLGASLGPTLSYYLQMPNGSTVVMQALGGTALVFFGLSGYVLTTGKDFTFMGGFLFIGLIVAIVAMLALFGLSFFGIQVSGAHLAISAVIVLLMSGFILYDTSRIITGGETNYILATVALYLNIYNLFTSLLHLLGAFGGDD from the coding sequence ATGCAAGAGCTTTATAACCAAACATCGGCTACCGCAACGCGCAGTGCCGAGGTTAGCAAGGTGCTGCGCAATACGTACATGCTGCTGGCAATCACCATGGCGGTGAGCGCTGTTTGTGCAGCCCTGTCTATCGCTATCGGCCTTGGCCGCGGCACAGCGTTGATGATGTCGCTGGGCGCACTGGCGCTGGTATGGTTCGTTTTACCCCGCACTGCAAACTCATCTTCGGGCCTTTGGGTGGTATTCGGCTTTGTTGCGCTGCTAGGCGCAAGCTTAGGGCCAACACTTAGCTACTACCTGCAAATGCCCAACGGCAGCACAGTGGTTATGCAAGCGCTTGGCGGTACTGCACTGGTGTTCTTTGGCCTTTCGGGCTATGTGCTAACAACCGGTAAAGACTTCACCTTTATGGGTGGTTTTTTGTTCATCGGCTTGATCGTGGCCATCGTTGCCATGCTCGCGCTGTTTGGCCTGAGCTTTTTTGGCATTCAGGTTTCCGGTGCACATCTGGCCATCAGTGCGGTGATTGTATTGCTGATGTCTGGCTTTATCTTGTACGACACCAGCCGCATTATCACCGGCGGTGAAACCAATTACATTCTGGCAACCGTTGCGCTGTACCTGAACATCTACAACCTGTTCACCAGCCTGCTGCACCTGCTCGGCGCCTTTGGCGGCGACGACTAA
- the trmA gene encoding tRNA (uridine(54)-C5)-methyltransferase TrmA produces MAIHQVAPERYEQQLGEKLATLKQQFADLSLPNIVTYHSPAEHYRQRAEFKIWQQDGKASYAMYQPGQYKTPFVIDSFPVGSVRINSLMPTLLSAVNNSEILRRRLFQVEFLTTKSNDALITLIYHKPLDAQWEKEARALRDTLGVDIIGRSRRQKILLERDFVIEKLQVGEQQFEYKQIEGGFSQPNADVCEKMLAWAVMHTQNSRGDLLELYCGNGNFTVPLAQNFNKVLATEISKTSVQAAHYNFEANNVDNVEVVRISSEEFTQAIDGMRPFRRLAHLDLTSYDFSTIFVDPPRAGLDDDTLALTSRFETIVYVSCNPSTLHANLKTLSQTHSVEHFAVFDQFPYTHHLECGAILRRRSN; encoded by the coding sequence ATGGCCATTCATCAGGTAGCACCCGAGCGCTACGAACAGCAACTAGGCGAAAAGCTCGCCACGCTAAAACAACAATTTGCAGACCTCTCGCTGCCCAATATTGTTACCTACCACTCACCCGCCGAGCACTACCGCCAGCGAGCTGAATTCAAGATTTGGCAGCAAGACGGCAAGGCAAGCTACGCCATGTATCAACCGGGGCAATACAAAACCCCCTTTGTGATAGACAGCTTCCCCGTGGGTTCAGTGCGCATTAACAGCCTAATGCCAACGCTGCTGAGCGCCGTTAACAACAGTGAAATATTGAGAAGGCGCCTGTTTCAAGTAGAGTTTTTAACCACTAAAAGTAATGATGCGCTCATCACACTCATCTACCACAAGCCCCTGGACGCACAGTGGGAAAAAGAGGCCCGCGCACTGCGGGACACGCTTGGGGTAGATATTATTGGCCGTTCGCGGCGCCAGAAAATCCTGCTTGAGCGCGACTTTGTCATCGAAAAATTGCAAGTGGGCGAACAGCAATTTGAGTACAAGCAAATTGAAGGTGGCTTTAGCCAGCCCAATGCAGACGTGTGTGAAAAAATGCTGGCATGGGCAGTCATGCACACACAAAACAGCCGTGGCGACTTGCTGGAGCTCTATTGCGGTAACGGTAATTTCACTGTGCCTTTAGCCCAGAACTTCAACAAAGTACTGGCCACTGAAATTTCCAAAACCTCAGTGCAGGCCGCCCACTATAATTTCGAAGCCAACAATGTAGACAATGTTGAAGTGGTGCGCATATCAAGCGAAGAATTTACCCAGGCCATAGACGGGATGCGGCCTTTTCGCCGGCTGGCGCACCTGGATTTAACAAGCTACGACTTCTCAACCATCTTTGTAGATCCACCCCGGGCGGGCCTGGATGACGACACCTTGGCCCTCACCAGCCGTTTTGAAACAATCGTGTATGTGTCGTGTAACCCAAGCACCTTACACGCCAACCTGAAAACCCTGAGCCAAACGCACTCCGTTGAGCACTTTGCGGTGTTTGACCAATTTCCCTATACGCATCACCTGGAATGCGGGGCTATTTTGCGGCGTCGCTCAAACTAA